The following coding sequences are from one Methanohalophilus halophilus window:
- the tnpA gene encoding IS200/IS605 family transposase has product MATKRWTCSRTTVYNIGYHLIWCPKYRRKVLEEHIQNRLRELLLEKAYEIGITIEKMEVLPDHVHLFVKSPPTASPHWIVQQLKGYSSRILRQEFPELKSRLPTLWTRSYYCESVGHISQKSVEKYIEQQKNV; this is encoded by the coding sequence GTGGCAACAAAGAGATGGACCTGTAGTAGGACAACTGTGTACAATATAGGGTATCACTTGATATGGTGTCCCAAATATCGCAGAAAAGTTCTCGAAGAACATATCCAAAACAGACTAAGGGAACTGTTGTTAGAAAAAGCCTATGAAATCGGGATAACAATAGAAAAGATGGAGGTCCTTCCAGATCATGTGCATTTGTTTGTGAAATCCCCGCCTACAGCAAGTCCACACTGGATAGTTCAGCAATTAAAAGGCTATAGTTCAAGGATTCTCAGACAAGAGTTTCCTGAACTCAAATCGAGGTTGCCTACACTCTGGACAAGAAGTTATTATTGTGAATCGGTTGGACATATTTCGCAAAAATCCGTTGAAAAATATATCGAGCAGCAGAAGAATGTATGA
- a CDS encoding RNA-guided endonuclease InsQ/TnpB family protein, with the protein MILTYKIKHNRDFSGQLLKARRIAEYVVAHKPSSAKLTSRDVKHFGLKSVISNQIIRKYGRNKRIKKVSRVNLIIPNQGIQIKEDNIIYISSLKLNLKYQFPGNFEKINQIEINQEYAFVSVTIPENTEYEPEHWLGVDRNTTGHVVVAGEPDSGKVLKLGKHAQHTHNKYKNIRKRLQKQGKYRKVKQIKNRESRIVRDLNHKMSRKIVDTAKSNNSGIKLEKLKGIRKNRKHAKSFMYSLNSWSFYQLQTMIEYKARLLGVPVSYIDPAYTSQKCSRCGHIGDRNGKVFECPACGHIDHADVNAAFNIALSPCMSQSSAESDVLEGSTDAPKVAMA; encoded by the coding sequence ATGATATTGACCTACAAAATCAAGCATAATCGGGACTTTTCCGGACAACTCTTGAAAGCAAGGAGAATAGCCGAATATGTAGTAGCTCACAAACCGTCTTCTGCAAAATTAACTTCCAGGGATGTAAAGCATTTTGGGCTGAAATCTGTCATATCCAATCAGATTATCAGGAAATATGGACGGAATAAAAGAATAAAGAAAGTCAGTCGAGTAAATCTGATTATTCCAAATCAGGGCATACAGATTAAGGAAGATAACATCATCTATATTTCTTCTTTGAAGTTGAATCTCAAATATCAGTTTCCCGGTAACTTTGAGAAAATCAATCAGATAGAAATCAATCAAGAATATGCTTTTGTTTCTGTAACAATTCCTGAAAATACTGAATATGAACCTGAACACTGGCTGGGTGTGGACAGGAATACCACAGGACATGTAGTTGTTGCTGGTGAACCTGATAGTGGGAAGGTACTGAAACTTGGAAAACATGCACAGCACACTCATAATAAATATAAAAATATCAGGAAGCGATTGCAGAAACAGGGTAAATACAGAAAGGTCAAACAGATTAAAAATCGGGAAAGCAGAATAGTTCGTGATTTAAATCACAAGATGAGCAGGAAAATTGTTGATACTGCCAAATCAAATAATAGCGGAATTAAACTTGAAAAACTTAAAGGCATAAGGAAAAACCGCAAACATGCGAAATCATTCATGTACTCCTTGAACAGTTGGTCCTTCTATCAATTGCAAACAATGATAGAATACAAGGCCAGGCTGCTTGGAGTACCGGTTTCCTATATCGATCCGGCATATACTTCTCAGAAATGCAGCAGGTGTGGACATATTGGAGACAGGAATGGCAAAGTATTTGAGTGTCCTGCATGTGGACACATTGATCATGCGGATGTTAATGCAGCTTTCAATATTGCGTTATCTCCATGCATGAGTCAATCCAGTGCAGAAAGTGATGTACTGGAAGGGAGTACTGATGCCCCTAAAGTGGCAATGGCTTGA
- the tnpB gene encoding IS200/IS605 family element RNA-guided endonuclease TnpB has product MLKAYRYRMYPNKNQIEMFHKHFGACRFIYNWALENKIKSYEQDGKSISRFDLNKGITILKRDGEHEWLKDVNSQSLQGATLNLDNAFTRFFREKRGFPKFKSKKNPVQAYSVPQNYKVDFENNKIYLPKIGNVKTILHRHYGDGDLKTATVSRTPTGKYYISILVDSGLETPKKSEFSENNTVGIDVGIKDFVIISDGTKIANPSNLKKSIKRLKVLHKRLSRKQKGSKNREKVKIAIAKLHENISNQRHDFQHKLSSRLISENQAIALETLNVNGMLKNHCLAQSISDASWSSFVSKLEYKAQWYGKTILRIGQFEPSTKICNVCGYYNKDLTLADRQWQCPDCGASHDRDVNAAINIKKFALNKQNLIGI; this is encoded by the coding sequence ATGCTGAAAGCCTACCGATACCGGATGTATCCTAACAAAAACCAAATTGAAATGTTCCATAAACATTTTGGTGCATGTAGATTCATCTATAACTGGGCTTTGGAAAACAAAATCAAATCCTATGAACAGGATGGAAAATCAATCTCAAGGTTTGACCTGAATAAAGGAATTACAATTTTGAAAAGAGACGGAGAGCACGAATGGCTCAAAGACGTTAATTCTCAGTCATTGCAGGGTGCTACTCTCAATCTCGATAATGCCTTTACACGATTTTTCAGAGAGAAAAGGGGTTTTCCCAAGTTTAAATCAAAGAAAAATCCAGTACAGGCGTACAGTGTTCCTCAGAATTACAAGGTTGATTTTGAGAATAATAAGATATACCTTCCGAAAATAGGTAACGTCAAGACTATTTTACACCGCCACTACGGAGATGGAGACCTAAAAACCGCTACAGTATCACGCACACCTACCGGAAAATACTACATTAGTATTCTTGTAGATAGTGGTCTGGAAACCCCGAAAAAATCGGAATTTTCGGAAAACAATACGGTGGGTATAGATGTAGGTATCAAGGATTTTGTAATAATATCAGATGGTACCAAAATCGCAAATCCATCGAATTTGAAAAAGTCAATCAAGAGACTGAAAGTCTTGCACAAACGTCTTTCACGAAAGCAAAAAGGTTCGAAAAACAGGGAAAAGGTTAAGATAGCAATCGCAAAACTTCATGAAAATATAAGCAATCAGAGACATGATTTTCAGCATAAATTAAGTTCCAGATTGATAAGCGAGAACCAAGCAATTGCACTGGAAACATTAAATGTTAACGGCATGTTGAAAAATCATTGTCTTGCTCAATCCATCTCTGATGCTTCATGGAGCTCTTTCGTGTCAAAGTTGGAGTATAAAGCACAGTGGTATGGCAAAACTATTTTGAGAATTGGGCAGTTTGAGCCATCGACTAAAATTTGTAATGTGTGTGGATATTACAATAAAGACCTGACACTTGCAGATAGGCAATGGCAATGTCCTGATTGTGGTGCATCTCATGACAGAGATGTCAATGCTGCAATCAACATTAAGAAGTTTGCCTTAAATAAACAGAATTTGATAGGCATTTGA
- a CDS encoding SIMPL domain-containing protein: MSPENNKDKLYYITIALTIVLVLMAATLYAGSVGGSDTDSENTLQMNGNAEMMVVPDTATLNIGAEIMATTAEEASQENAAIMNAVIEELKGLGLEEKDIRTSRVSVRPEYNYAESTRTIEGYSASNSVQITTTNLDILGEIIDRSASAGANQIGGISFSVSDEKQKEVHEDLITEAVADASSKAEILAENLGVEIIGVKSSSISDGTQPRTYYEESVAMDAATEKPATPIEPGESKISMSVQVTYIVQ, from the coding sequence ATGTCCCCGGAAAATAATAAAGATAAATTATACTACATCACCATTGCACTTACAATAGTCCTGGTGCTAATGGCAGCCACGTTGTATGCGGGATCGGTCGGCGGATCAGACACAGATTCAGAAAATACTCTGCAGATGAATGGAAATGCAGAAATGATGGTTGTGCCCGATACTGCAACCCTGAACATTGGTGCAGAGATTATGGCTACCACCGCAGAAGAAGCGAGTCAGGAGAATGCAGCTATCATGAATGCGGTTATCGAGGAACTTAAAGGTCTCGGTCTGGAAGAGAAAGATATCCGTACATCACGTGTTTCTGTGAGACCTGAGTACAACTATGCAGAAAGCACACGAACGATTGAAGGGTATTCGGCTTCCAATAGTGTGCAGATTACCACTACAAACCTCGATATCCTCGGAGAGATTATTGACAGGTCTGCATCTGCAGGAGCAAATCAGATCGGAGGAATTTCTTTTAGTGTGTCTGATGAAAAACAGAAAGAAGTACATGAAGACCTGATCACTGAAGCTGTGGCCGACGCATCGTCAAAAGCTGAAATCCTGGCTGAGAATCTGGGCGTGGAGATCATAGGTGTTAAGTCATCATCGATATCCGATGGTACACAGCCAAGAACATATTATGAGGAAAGTGTGGCAATGGATGCTGCTACTGAAAAACCGGCAACACCTATTGAGCCAGGAGAGTCTAAGATATCGATGTCAGTGCAGGTTACATATATTGTTCAATAA
- a CDS encoding DUF6036 family nucleotidyltransferase, with amino-acid sequence MVSKLFDKQYLQKEFEKLNEVLDEHITLYLIGGGSMSFQKYKAATKDIDVVVRSNHELGLIVTALQSLNYFIPVVRGPYKQMEANSILENTDGFRWDIFVNVICGGLRLSDGMIERSIQLLKMEHVSVYMICPEDIFVFKSITTRERDQEDMYSLFSKVLDFDIIEKEFFWQNEHKQNDYAWMAFFFDGVEDFFDKYHITHPIVARLHDIAEEDMLIGFIKERLSMSPRQISEISDGLDQNDVEVILDKLIKQGVVLKDKQGIFSLKPDEGHDQNTRYR; translated from the coding sequence ATGGTCTCAAAATTATTTGATAAACAATATTTACAAAAAGAATTTGAAAAACTCAATGAGGTATTGGACGAACATATAACCCTCTATCTTATTGGTGGTGGCTCAATGAGTTTTCAAAAATATAAAGCTGCTACCAAAGATATTGATGTCGTGGTAAGGTCTAACCATGAATTGGGTCTTATTGTAACAGCACTGCAGTCGCTAAATTATTTCATTCCTGTAGTTCGTGGTCCATACAAACAAATGGAAGCAAATTCGATACTCGAAAATACTGATGGGTTTCGATGGGATATCTTTGTTAATGTTATTTGTGGAGGACTTCGGCTGTCAGATGGCATGATAGAGCGTTCTATTCAACTCTTGAAAATGGAACATGTTTCTGTTTATATGATATGCCCGGAGGATATTTTTGTTTTTAAGTCGATAACAACAAGAGAAAGAGACCAGGAAGATATGTATTCGTTATTTAGCAAAGTTCTGGACTTTGATATAATAGAAAAAGAATTTTTCTGGCAAAACGAGCATAAACAAAATGATTATGCCTGGATGGCATTCTTTTTTGATGGAGTGGAAGACTTCTTTGATAAATATCATATAACTCATCCGATCGTTGCAAGACTGCATGACATTGCGGAAGAAGATATGCTTATCGGTTTTATCAAAGAAAGGTTGAGTATGAGCCCCAGGCAAATATCTGAAATTAGTGATGGGCTTGATCAAAATGATGTAGAGGTCATACTTGATAAACTTATTAAACAAGGGGTTGTGCTTAAGGATAAGCAGGGAATATTTTCATTGAAACCAGATGAAGGCCATGATCAAAATACAAGATATAGGTGA
- a CDS encoding winged helix-turn-helix domain-containing protein: protein MLNLTKIQIFKHLTHSRSISELSTLLNLDHSTISKSINSLVEDGFVVKQNQGRYTYVTRSESLHSRSLEDILIEYPRLPLKKILTNSALHILAVLNNSCSISDVVTKTGLNRKTVASAIEELTKYGIILQKNKKYFFSERHSFIRRFVDNYWKYRTNKILKEISPNAVLIWQRGPEFLFKIDTDFINSDNPVKKESIQPTAMSIFPKYSLKVISDMGYYFYSKRDLKVEDYVLHTILIDPHSSIYNSYALALYLKTGSAGLVKFGKMYDMEDHAKILQEYLQDKEKNSSFLLPWSEFIDLVKDIQ, encoded by the coding sequence ATGCTGAATTTAACTAAAATACAAATATTCAAACATCTAACTCATTCGAGATCCATATCCGAGTTATCAACACTTCTGAATCTGGATCATTCCACAATTTCCAAATCCATAAATTCACTCGTTGAAGACGGTTTTGTTGTAAAACAAAATCAAGGCCGGTATACCTACGTAACTCGTTCTGAATCACTGCATTCTAGGTCATTGGAGGATATCCTCATTGAATATCCTCGTCTGCCACTAAAAAAAATCCTTACAAATTCAGCACTACATATTCTGGCAGTTTTGAATAATTCATGTTCGATCAGTGATGTTGTTACAAAAACCGGATTGAATAGAAAAACGGTGGCATCTGCCATTGAAGAACTCACAAAATATGGAATAATCCTGCAAAAAAACAAGAAATATTTTTTTAGTGAACGGCATTCTTTTATTAGAAGATTTGTTGATAACTATTGGAAATATAGGACAAATAAAATCCTGAAAGAGATTTCTCCAAATGCTGTTTTGATCTGGCAAAGAGGGCCGGAATTTTTGTTCAAAATCGATACCGATTTTATTAATTCAGATAATCCGGTGAAAAAAGAATCGATACAACCTACTGCAATGAGTATATTTCCAAAATATAGTCTGAAGGTCATAAGTGACATGGGATATTATTTTTACAGTAAAAGAGATCTTAAAGTTGAAGATTACGTGCTTCACACGATCTTGATAGATCCCCATAGTTCAATATATAATTCTTATGCGTTGGCCCTTTACTTAAAAACAGGTTCTGCAGGACTGGTAAAATTTGGTAAAATGTATGATATGGAAGATCATGCTAAAATCCTTCAGGAATATTTACAGGATAAGGAAAAAAATAGTAGTTTTCTTCTTCCATGGAGCGAATTCATCGACTTGGTAAAAGATATACAATAA
- a CDS encoding AAA family ATPase has translation MFRKFVDRGEELNSLEKEYANGGFSFTVIYGRRRIGKTELITHYIRDKPHIYFLADLRGTSSNVERFRKRAADFFDDFEPRVEGFDGVFEYIAKKWDREEKLVVAIDEFSYLVQQDGSIPSVFQLITDEILRERPVHLILCGSSISMMEKSTLAHSSPLYGRRTGQIQTKPIPFRNIQQFFPDISLEECMQIYGVTGGIPYYLLFFDPEKEFVANLENNVFATDAVLYEESDFLLREEIREPATFMNILHAIATGASRPAEIATRAYLQPKDLSYYLKMLMKLGFVSRQHPIADKPATKKTIYKLEDNFLRFWFRFVLPHKDELEPGNVVPALEDIKKNYDRFLGMTFEDVGKEALIHLNSAGKLPFTFRKIGRQWGKIAAATRGKNDYEIDLVALNAESRDILFCECKWQKQKVGPDVYYSLKEKGGFVDWHPEGQKHFALISRAGFTSRMREIAEEEKVILIDLADMIKG, from the coding sequence ATGTTTCGTAAATTTGTGGATCGGGGCGAAGAACTCAATTCCCTGGAAAAAGAGTATGCAAACGGCGGATTTTCCTTCACGGTAATCTACGGCCGGCGCAGGATTGGTAAAACCGAATTGATAACACATTACATCCGGGATAAGCCGCATATCTATTTCCTGGCAGACCTTAGGGGCACCTCCTCCAATGTCGAGAGGTTTAGAAAGAGGGCTGCAGATTTTTTTGATGATTTCGAACCCCGTGTGGAGGGCTTTGACGGTGTCTTTGAGTATATCGCCAAAAAGTGGGACAGAGAAGAAAAACTGGTGGTGGCAATCGATGAATTTTCCTATCTTGTGCAGCAGGACGGTTCCATTCCTTCAGTCTTCCAGTTGATAACCGACGAAATACTCAGAGAAAGACCCGTTCATCTAATCCTGTGTGGCTCTTCGATTTCTATGATGGAAAAAAGTACCCTGGCCCATTCCAGTCCCCTCTATGGCAGACGCACCGGCCAAATTCAAACAAAACCAATCCCTTTCAGGAATATTCAGCAATTTTTCCCGGATATATCATTGGAAGAATGCATGCAGATCTATGGAGTGACAGGCGGGATTCCCTATTACCTATTGTTCTTTGATCCGGAAAAAGAATTTGTCGCAAATCTTGAAAACAATGTGTTTGCCACGGATGCGGTGCTCTATGAGGAAAGCGATTTTCTGCTGCGGGAGGAGATCAGGGAGCCGGCAACTTTCATGAATATCCTGCATGCTATTGCCACAGGCGCATCCAGACCTGCAGAGATTGCCACCAGAGCATATCTTCAGCCCAAGGATCTTTCCTATTACTTGAAGATGCTTATGAAACTCGGGTTTGTAAGCAGACAACATCCGATTGCAGACAAACCTGCCACAAAAAAGACCATTTACAAGTTGGAGGATAATTTCCTGAGATTCTGGTTTCGTTTTGTATTGCCTCACAAAGATGAACTGGAGCCGGGAAATGTAGTGCCTGCACTGGAGGATATAAAAAAGAATTATGATCGTTTTCTGGGGATGACTTTTGAAGATGTAGGCAAAGAGGCATTGATCCATCTCAACTCAGCAGGCAAACTGCCCTTCACTTTTCGCAAGATCGGCAGACAATGGGGCAAAATTGCTGCAGCTACCAGGGGAAAAAATGATTACGAGATAGATCTTGTGGCCCTTAACGCAGAATCCCGGGATATCCTGTTCTGCGAATGCAAGTGGCAGAAGCAAAAGGTTGGACCGGATGTGTACTATTCCCTGAAAGAAAAGGGCGGCTTTGTGGACTGGCATCCTGAAGGCCAAAAACATTTCGCCCTGATAAGCCGGGCAGGTTTTACTTCCCGGATGCGGGAGATTGCAGAGGAAGAGAAAGTGATTCTGATTGATCTGGCAGATATGATTAAGGGATGA
- the rbr gene encoding rubrerythrin, whose translation MKKTVENLSKAFVGESQARNRYTIYSKVAKKEGFEQIADLFLLTAENEREHAKWSFRLINELKEESGESFDDIEIQADVPTDYGTTAENLKAAINGETYETTTMYPEFAQTAEDENLPEVAARLRAIGKAEMHHKERFEKLLREVENETVFKKEKEVEWVCRKCGYVHKGPQPPEECPSCDHPYNYFERKCEEY comes from the coding sequence ATGAAAAAGACTGTAGAAAACCTGTCAAAAGCATTTGTCGGCGAAAGCCAGGCCAGAAACCGGTATACAATATATTCAAAGGTTGCTAAAAAGGAAGGCTTCGAGCAAATAGCAGATCTTTTCCTTCTCACCGCCGAGAACGAAAGAGAGCATGCAAAATGGAGTTTCCGCCTGATCAATGAGTTGAAAGAGGAAAGTGGAGAATCCTTTGATGACATTGAAATTCAGGCTGATGTTCCGACCGACTACGGTACAACCGCCGAGAACCTGAAAGCCGCAATCAACGGTGAGACTTACGAAACCACCACCATGTATCCCGAATTTGCACAGACTGCTGAAGACGAGAACCTGCCTGAGGTCGCGGCAAGACTCAGAGCAATCGGCAAAGCTGAAATGCATCACAAAGAACGCTTTGAAAAGCTTCTCAGGGAAGTGGAAAATGAAACTGTTTTCAAAAAGGAAAAAGAGGTCGAATGGGTCTGCCGCAAATGTGGTTATGTACACAAAGGCCCGCAGCCTCCCGAAGAATGTCCTTCATGCGACCATCCCTACAATTATTTCGAGAGAAAGTGCGAAGAGTACTGA
- a CDS encoding type II toxin-antitoxin system RelE family toxin produces MSYDVIYTNKSLKQLKKLSITVSESIISSIEELKNDPYCNIKKLKGIGKQPLYSHRVGEYRVILTIENNRMLIFIVEVGDRKTIYRKYQS; encoded by the coding sequence ATGAGTTACGACGTAATCTATACAAACAAATCATTGAAACAGTTAAAAAAACTATCTATAACTGTAAGTGAGAGCATAATCAGTTCAATAGAAGAATTGAAAAACGATCCCTATTGTAACATAAAAAAATTGAAAGGCATAGGTAAACAACCTCTATATTCTCACCGGGTTGGGGAATATAGAGTCATCTTGACAATCGAAAACAATAGAATGTTAATATTTATTGTAGAAGTTGGGGATCGTAAAACAATCTATCGGAAATATCAATCCTGA
- a CDS encoding DUF7557 family protein: MATTICVDPQTKEKLKVLKKYPKESFNSVIERLTRMAIDEDELSDEAIQDIEEALEDIKMGRTYSEDEVKKELGLL, from the coding sequence ATGGCAACTACTATCTGTGTGGATCCGCAAACAAAAGAAAAACTTAAAGTTCTAAAAAAATACCCAAAAGAATCCTTTAATTCTGTAATCGAGAGATTAACCAGGATGGCAATCGACGAGGATGAACTAAGTGATGAAGCTATTCAGGACATTGAAGAAGCTTTGGAAGACATCAAAATGGGTAGGACCTATAGTGAAGATGAGGTCAAGAAAGAGCTTGGTTTGTTATGA
- a CDS encoding NAD-dependent epimerase/dehydratase family protein has product MNSQTILITGGLGQVGSYLTDRFCTDNKVIVLDNTSSPCRHDVPAGVQLVVGDIQGPEAVRLVEQADVVIHTAAQIDVNRSLDQPLFDCENNILGTLNLLEAARRTSLKRFVYFSSAAIYGDTIYTPIDENHPTQPLSPYGVSKLTGEQYALMYHRAFDLPVAVLRPFNIYSPRQDPSNPYSGVITKFIERSKAQQSPIIFGDGEQTRDFISVHDIVNLVQLLIEKDEAIGKVFNAGTGTQTSVNRLAEIVQDVFDSDLPVEYQKARTGDIRHSVADISAAEGLGFAPKVSLEDGLAEFVAKM; this is encoded by the coding sequence ATGAACTCCCAAACAATCCTCATCACCGGCGGGCTGGGCCAGGTCGGTTCGTATCTGACAGACCGCTTCTGCACAGACAATAAAGTGATCGTGCTGGACAATACCTCTTCTCCCTGCCGACATGACGTGCCCGCAGGAGTACAGCTGGTAGTCGGGGATATTCAGGGCCCCGAAGCAGTGCGGCTGGTCGAGCAGGCCGATGTGGTAATCCATACCGCCGCCCAGATCGATGTCAACCGCTCCCTGGACCAGCCGCTTTTTGACTGTGAGAACAACATCCTTGGCACCCTCAACCTGCTTGAAGCCGCCCGACGGACCAGCTTAAAACGCTTTGTCTACTTCAGTTCGGCCGCCATCTATGGGGACACCATATACACTCCCATAGATGAAAACCATCCCACACAGCCCCTCTCCCCCTATGGTGTCAGCAAACTCACAGGCGAGCAATACGCCCTGATGTATCACCGCGCCTTCGATCTGCCCGTGGCAGTGCTGCGCCCCTTTAACATCTACAGTCCCCGTCAGGACCCTTCCAATCCCTACTCCGGTGTCATCACCAAATTCATCGAACGTTCAAAAGCCCAACAATCACCGATAATCTTCGGCGATGGGGAGCAGACCCGCGACTTCATTTCAGTGCACGACATAGTAAACCTGGTACAACTGCTGATTGAAAAGGACGAAGCCATTGGCAAAGTCTTCAATGCTGGCACCGGCACACAGACCTCGGTCAACCGGCTGGCTGAGATCGTACAGGACGTCTTTGACAGTGACCTGCCTGTAGAATACCAGAAAGCCAGAACAGGTGACATCCGCCACAGCGTGGCTGATATAAGTGCTGCTGAAGGACTGGGATTTGCCCCGAAAGTTTCCCTGGAGGACGGGCTGGCTGAGTTTGTGGCAAAAATGTAA
- a CDS encoding glycosyltransferase family 2 protein produces MKLVVMIPAYNEEDTIASVIKKIPRNCCDEVEVLVINDGSTDNTVEEAKGAEQIE; encoded by the coding sequence ATGAAATTAGTAGTAATGATTCCTGCATATAATGAAGAAGATACAATCGCTTCAGTTATTAAAAAAATACCTAGAAATTGTTGTGACGAAGTTGAAGTTCTTGTGATTAATGACGGATCTACCGATAATACCGTTGAAGAAGCCAAAGGGGCAGAGCAGATCGAATAG
- a CDS encoding UDP binding domain-containing protein: MVTSKKNIGDTRESPSIKIIEELVGNGANVKSI; encoded by the coding sequence ATAGTTACTTCAAAGAAGAATATAGGTGATACCAGGGAATCTCCCAGTATCAAGATCATTGAAGAACTTGTGGGAAATGGGGCAAATGTCAAAAGTATATGA
- a CDS encoding UDP binding domain-containing protein: MKNLWEMGQMSKVYDPYVEAIDTSKGTYYSEKCVEDALKEADATIFATDHEEFRSLDLAGFVGNLAVIDCKNIVKKCDDLVYLGIGEMANEYIPQTPLHPCTSGGRPQFLSNLQTAACKPMAKLSPTEGIPGDAVEEDSEFCVRKCTVLPQIVPGIRD; the protein is encoded by the coding sequence TTGAAGAACTTGTGGGAAATGGGGCAAATGTCAAAAGTATATGACCCTTATGTGGAGGCGATTGATACCAGCAAGGGCACATATTATTCAGAAAAGTGTGTTGAAGATGCCCTGAAAGAAGCAGACGCCACTATTTTTGCTACGGATCATGAGGAGTTCAGGTCTCTCGATTTAGCAGGATTTGTGGGAAATCTGGCAGTGATCGATTGTAAAAATATTGTTAAGAAATGTGATGATTTGGTGTATTTAGGGATAGGAGAAATGGCCAATGAATACATTCCACAAACACCTCTTCATCCTTGCACATCAGGTGGGAGACCGCAATTCCTATCCAACCTACAAACGGCTGCTTGCAAACCAATGGCAAAGTTATCCCCTACAGAAGGAATCCCAGGAGATGCAGTTGAAGAAGATAGTGAATTTTGTGTGAGAAAATGTACCGTATTACCACAAATTGTTCCGGGAATTCGGGATTGA